The Acidobacteriota bacterium genome window below encodes:
- a CDS encoding helix-turn-helix transcriptional regulator, with amino-acid sequence MKADNVKIERGSANVFADLGLPDPDTHLLKAELVTRIDKIIRQRGLKQVEAAKLLGLSQPDVSRLLRGNFREYSMERLLRLLTVLGRDVDIIIREPHSERRGRLRVEA; translated from the coding sequence ATGAAGGCCGACAACGTGAAGATCGAACGGGGCAGCGCCAACGTATTCGCTGACCTGGGTCTCCCGGATCCCGACACACACTTGCTCAAAGCCGAACTCGTCACTCGGATCGATAAGATTATTCGCCAACGCGGCCTCAAGCAGGTCGAGGCGGCGAAACTGCTCGGGCTGTCTCAGCCCGATGTGTCGCGCCTGCTGCGAGGGAACTTCCGGGAGTACTCCATGGAGCGGCTTCTACGCCTCTTGACGGTCCTGGGACGCGACGTGGACATCATCATCCGCGAGCCCCATTCGGAGCGCCGGGGACGGCTCCGCGTCGAAGCGTAG
- a CDS encoding type II toxin-antitoxin system RelE/ParE family toxin: MWRNHYNGQGRRPTQTCRVEWIGSSKTDLKSFPEAVQDVVGYALYQAQVGLKHRGVKPLRGWGSNVLEVVARHDGDAFRAVYTVRFRAAVYVLHAFPKKARRGIATPQPEIDLVRRRLRVAEQHYRENYGGG; this comes from the coding sequence ATATGGAGGAATCACTATAATGGGCAGGGTCGCCGGCCTACCCAAACCTGTCGAGTCGAATGGATCGGCTCCAGCAAGACGGATCTAAAGAGCTTCCCGGAGGCGGTGCAGGACGTGGTCGGCTACGCGCTCTATCAGGCTCAGGTCGGACTGAAACACCGAGGCGTCAAGCCGCTCAGGGGCTGGGGAAGCAACGTCCTGGAGGTGGTCGCGCGCCACGACGGTGATGCGTTTCGGGCGGTGTACACGGTCCGGTTCAGGGCCGCGGTCTACGTGCTGCATGCTTTCCCAAAGAAGGCCAGGCGGGGAATCGCAACGCCACAGCCGGAAATCGACCTGGTCAGGCGGAGACTCCGGGTGGCCGAGCAACACTACCGAGAGAACTATGGCGGAGGGTAG
- a CDS encoding DUF1501 domain-containing protein, translating into MEEAMTRIPHLTRRGFIRAGAATATSFCLSPMMEPLNLQAARKVNPRGSADYCIFLFLDGGPSQIDTFDFKEGRYTPADFDLRTVGGGMLKLPYALFPRLSEKLDDLAIVRSVEAWEAGHSRAQYVLQVAHPVSPARRAEMPSLGAVIAYEMEARRKPGDFLPPFVAMNYNITSGAGIVGAGCLDPKYGPLAFNTQEGRHFLLEDAERERFLRRWDLLSRLERGHPVSSTGSSRPIEEFRSYYGEAHSIMMAPEVRDVFKLETEERKRYGSSALGDACILGRNLIASEAGTRYVFITHDGWDLHAKAYDKTSTPNQYTLGRELDAAFASLLTDLSRLRTKDGQVLLDRTLIVCMGEFGRTVGDLTVNKGRDHHRFASTSLFAGGGVQGGRIIGATDPTGGKVVDSGWSQKRSIYIEDIAATMYSALGIDWSKKITNTPSGRAFEYLEPVSGTTFLNVDEISPLFV; encoded by the coding sequence ATGGAAGAAGCCATGACCCGCATCCCCCACTTGACCCGGCGGGGATTCATTCGCGCCGGGGCCGCCACGGCCACCAGTTTCTGCCTGTCGCCCATGATGGAACCGCTCAACCTGCAGGCGGCCCGCAAGGTGAACCCACGGGGCAGCGCCGATTACTGCATTTTTCTCTTTCTGGACGGCGGACCCAGCCAGATCGACACCTTCGACTTCAAAGAGGGGCGTTACACGCCGGCGGACTTCGACCTGCGGACCGTCGGGGGCGGGATGTTGAAGCTGCCCTATGCCTTGTTCCCCCGGCTGTCGGAGAAGCTGGACGACCTGGCCATCGTGCGTTCGGTGGAGGCCTGGGAAGCCGGCCACTCCCGAGCCCAGTACGTCCTGCAGGTGGCTCACCCGGTCAGCCCGGCCCGGCGGGCCGAAATGCCTTCCCTGGGAGCCGTCATCGCCTACGAAATGGAGGCTCGCCGCAAGCCCGGCGACTTTCTGCCTCCCTTCGTGGCCATGAACTACAACATCACCAGTGGCGCCGGCATCGTGGGCGCCGGCTGTCTGGACCCCAAGTACGGTCCCCTGGCCTTCAATACCCAGGAGGGCCGGCACTTCCTGCTGGAGGACGCCGAACGGGAACGCTTTCTGCGACGGTGGGACCTTCTGAGCCGGCTGGAACGGGGACACCCGGTTTCGTCGACGGGGAGCTCGCGCCCGATTGAAGAGTTTCGATCCTACTACGGGGAGGCCCACTCCATCATGATGGCTCCAGAGGTCCGGGACGTCTTCAAGCTGGAGACGGAGGAGCGCAAGCGCTACGGGTCCTCGGCCCTGGGGGATGCCTGCATCCTGGGGCGCAACCTGATTGCGTCCGAGGCCGGAACCCGCTACGTGTTCATCACCCATGACGGCTGGGACCTTCACGCCAAGGCCTACGACAAGACCAGCACTCCCAACCAGTACACTCTGGGCCGGGAGCTGGACGCGGCTTTCGCCAGCCTGCTGACCGACCTGAGCCGGCTCAGAACCAAGGACGGACAGGTGCTCCTGGACCGCACCCTGATTGTGTGCATGGGCGAGTTCGGGCGCACCGTGGGAGACCTGACAGTCAACAAAGGCCGCGACCACCACCGGTTCGCTTCCACCAGCCTGTTTGCGGGCGGCGGCGTCCAGGGCGGCCGCATCATCGGCGCCACCGACCCCACCGGCGGCAAGGTGGTCGATTCCGGCTGGAGCCAGAAGCGGTCCATCTACATCGAAGACATCGCCGCCACCATGTACTCCGCCCTGGGCATCGACTGGTCCAAGAAGATCACCAACACCCCCTCGGGTCGGGCTTTCGAGTACCTGGAACCGGTCTCGGGAACCACCTTCCTGAATGTGGACGAGATTTCGCCGCTGTTTGTCTGA
- a CDS encoding DUF1553 domain-containing protein, with amino-acid sequence MKLPPLLLPLLIVALAVLGQPEDKESKKPHPPKPGTGSRAELDEITSRVTAGLAGPENSPPVRRINYIDDFIFDKLERNGIPHAPLASDAEFLRRAHLDLTGRLPEVDRVRSFLKDTDPDKRSRLIDELTGARVDAAAADHPSHPYLDRWTYFLCDLFRTTQGEVGPKGRNLFWDYLNTALLLDVPYDQLVTEMLTATARSNWESAPANYLARNHADDADGLAVNHEDSIEDIAISSTRNFLGINLECIACHDGAYHLEKINLWLSRKKRAEFWRQASFFGGIRMFRGFGIGQEFPVQEGTHRYDLKYPSVKRMKRYSADTTPTFLLDGERARPGEDLRRAYARMLTSHPQFARATANLIWTELMGVGIVDPPFEFDLARQDPDNPPPAPWTIQPTHPELLDALGKDFAESGFSLRAIIRRIAKSSAYQLSSRFPGQWRPDYARYFARRNARRLSAAQLHDSLCQATGVFPEIPIMGTDLKVKYVMQTRGPYDLQGELKVFLAAFGRSNRDVADKSLAGSTVQASLLLNSDLIKEKVQADKGRLQALLKQEPFKSNQAIVEELFLATLGRLPREEEQRLGVTQIERYRESGAEDLLWSLLNTKEFLFNL; translated from the coding sequence ATGAAGCTACCTCCACTGCTGCTGCCGCTGCTCATCGTTGCGCTGGCGGTCCTGGGCCAGCCCGAGGACAAGGAAAGCAAAAAGCCGCATCCCCCCAAACCGGGCACGGGCAGCCGGGCAGAGCTGGATGAAATCACCAGCCGGGTGACAGCCGGCCTGGCCGGTCCGGAAAACTCGCCGCCGGTCCGCAGAATCAACTACATCGACGACTTCATTTTCGACAAGCTGGAGCGGAACGGGATCCCCCACGCCCCCCTGGCCTCGGACGCCGAGTTCCTGCGCAGAGCCCACCTGGACCTGACCGGACGCCTGCCCGAGGTCGACAGGGTACGGAGCTTTCTGAAGGACACAGACCCCGACAAGCGGTCCCGGCTCATCGACGAGCTGACCGGCGCCAGGGTGGACGCCGCCGCCGCGGACCACCCCTCCCACCCCTACCTGGATCGCTGGACCTATTTTCTGTGCGATCTCTTTCGCACCACCCAGGGCGAGGTAGGGCCCAAGGGTCGGAACCTCTTCTGGGACTACCTCAATACGGCCCTGCTGCTGGACGTGCCCTACGACCAGTTGGTCACCGAGATGCTGACGGCCACGGCCCGCTCCAACTGGGAGTCGGCGCCCGCCAACTATCTGGCCAGGAACCACGCCGACGATGCCGACGGGTTGGCCGTCAACCACGAGGACAGCATCGAGGACATCGCCATCAGCAGCACCAGGAACTTCCTGGGGATCAACCTGGAGTGCATCGCCTGCCATGACGGCGCCTACCACCTGGAAAAGATCAACCTCTGGCTCAGCCGGAAAAAGCGGGCGGAGTTCTGGCGCCAGGCCTCCTTTTTCGGGGGTATACGGATGTTCCGGGGCTTCGGGATCGGCCAGGAATTTCCCGTGCAGGAAGGCACTCACCGCTACGACCTGAAGTACCCCAGCGTCAAGCGCATGAAGCGCTATTCGGCGGACACGACTCCCACCTTCCTGCTCGACGGCGAGCGGGCCAGGCCGGGAGAGGACCTTCGCCGGGCCTATGCCCGCATGCTCACCTCCCATCCCCAGTTTGCACGGGCCACCGCCAACCTGATCTGGACCGAGCTGATGGGGGTGGGCATTGTCGATCCTCCCTTCGAGTTCGACCTGGCCCGGCAGGACCCCGACAATCCTCCGCCGGCTCCCTGGACCATCCAGCCCACCCATCCCGAGCTGCTGGACGCCCTGGGGAAAGACTTTGCCGAGAGCGGCTTCAGCTTGCGGGCCATCATCCGGCGGATCGCCAAATCGAGCGCCTATCAGCTCTCCAGTCGGTTTCCCGGCCAATGGCGCCCCGACTACGCCCGCTATTTCGCCCGGCGCAACGCCCGGCGTCTCTCGGCGGCCCAGCTCCATGACAGCCTCTGCCAGGCCACCGGCGTTTTCCCCGAGATCCCCATCATGGGCACCGATCTCAAGGTCAAATACGTGATGCAGACCCGGGGGCCCTACGACCTGCAGGGCGAGCTGAAGGTCTTCCTGGCCGCCTTTGGACGGAGCAACCGCGACGTGGCCGACAAGAGCCTGGCCGGCTCGACCGTACAAGCCTCGCTGTTGCTGAATAGCGACCTGATCAAGGAGAAGGTTCAGGCAGACAAGGGGCGGCTTCAAGCGCTGCTCAAGCAGGAGCCCTTCAAGAGCAACCAGGCTATCGTGGAGGAGCTTTTCCTGGCGACTCTGGGTCGGCTCCCGCGGGAAGAGGAACAGCGTCTTGGGGTGACCCAGATCGAACGCTACCGCGAGTCCGGAGCCGAGGACCTGCTGTGGAGCCTGCTCAACACCAAGGAGTTTCTGTTCAACCTTTAG
- a CDS encoding BrnA antitoxin family protein, whose product MNISKKRLREIESIQDQDIDYSDIPEADESFWRRAELRMPQPKKGIYVRLDADILDWLKSKGKGYQTRMNAMLRTLMESDRRPN is encoded by the coding sequence ATGAACATCTCGAAAAAACGGCTCCGAGAAATTGAGTCGATCCAAGACCAGGACATCGACTATTCCGACATCCCGGAAGCCGATGAGAGCTTCTGGCGTCGCGCCGAGCTGCGGATGCCGCAGCCAAAAAAAGGCATCTATGTCCGCCTGGACGCCGACATTCTGGATTGGTTGAAATCGAAGGGCAAGGGTTACCAAACCCGCATGAATGCCATGCTGCGGACTCTGATGGAAAGCGACCGACGCCCGAACTGA
- a CDS encoding BrnT family toxin, whose protein sequence is MPLQFEWYDEKNRVNHRKHGIGFEEASLIFTSPVLTAPDNRQDYSEKRFISYGQLDPMVVVAVVHAWRRGRIRLISARTANRKERQAFHEHLEKTAPRN, encoded by the coding sequence ATGCCGCTTCAGTTCGAATGGTATGACGAGAAGAACCGGGTCAATCATCGCAAGCACGGAATCGGTTTCGAGGAAGCCAGCCTGATCTTCACCAGCCCCGTGCTCACCGCCCCGGACAACCGCCAGGACTACAGCGAAAAGCGTTTTATCAGCTACGGTCAACTGGACCCGATGGTCGTCGTTGCCGTGGTTCACGCGTGGCGGCGCGGGCGAATCCGACTGATTTCCGCCCGTACGGCCAACCGCAAGGAAAGGCAGGCTTTCCATGAACATCTCGAAAAAACGGCTCCGAGAAATTGA
- a CDS encoding carboxypeptidase-like regulatory domain-containing protein encodes MKTAPACLPWLILLAAIAVVAPNAQAQSSSLSGVVTDETGGILPDAEITVVNQDNNVQRTVVSNEEGLYVFAQLPPGSYNLSATQPGFNSVTIEGITLLVNTNLELPVVFDTVATLTRSITVSATAPQLNTTDASVGNAFGTKPIRQLPLNARNPAGLLSLQAGVTFLTADPLDSKLSGDIRNGTVNGAQSDQSNVTLDGVDVNDQNGRLPFTSVLRNTLDSIQEFRVVTTTANANQGRSSGAQVSLVTKSGTNEVHGSLYEYHRNTITAANDFFNNRAGVDRPKLIRNVFGGSVGGPVKKDRVFYFLNYEGRRDASDGSAVRRVPTASMRDGFVRYRSVDGQVQTLDPAFIRTRIDPLGTGPSPATLEYFRSFPEPNDSTVGDGLNTAGYRFTAPTPLTWNTFISKTDWNLDQLGSHSMFMRLNYQNDSIGSVPQFPGQPPNTETKDASRGLALGYNGLFGSSLVGTFRYGLTSQRLNFSGVQTASRASLGDSIIDDI; translated from the coding sequence ATGAAAACAGCTCCTGCTTGCCTTCCATGGCTGATCCTGCTGGCGGCCATCGCCGTGGTTGCTCCCAACGCACAGGCTCAATCGAGCAGTTTGAGCGGAGTAGTCACCGATGAAACCGGCGGCATCCTGCCCGATGCCGAGATTACGGTTGTCAACCAGGACAACAACGTCCAGCGAACCGTGGTGTCCAACGAAGAGGGACTGTACGTCTTCGCCCAGCTCCCACCCGGCTCCTACAACCTGTCAGCCACACAGCCCGGCTTCAATTCGGTGACCATTGAAGGCATCACCCTGCTTGTCAACACCAACCTTGAGCTCCCTGTCGTGTTCGACACCGTGGCCACCCTCACCAGGTCCATCACGGTGTCGGCTACGGCTCCACAACTGAACACTACCGACGCCTCGGTCGGGAACGCCTTTGGAACCAAACCGATCCGACAACTGCCGCTGAATGCGCGAAACCCGGCCGGGTTGCTCTCACTGCAGGCGGGCGTCACCTTCCTGACCGCCGATCCGCTGGACTCCAAGTTGTCGGGAGACATCCGGAACGGTACCGTGAACGGAGCTCAGAGCGACCAGTCGAACGTAACGCTCGACGGGGTCGACGTCAATGACCAGAACGGACGCTTGCCCTTTACCAGCGTCCTTCGCAACACGCTGGATTCGATTCAGGAATTTCGGGTGGTGACGACCACGGCCAATGCCAACCAGGGCCGTTCATCGGGTGCGCAGGTGTCGCTGGTGACCAAGAGCGGGACCAACGAAGTCCACGGATCGCTCTACGAATACCACCGCAACACCATCACCGCCGCCAATGACTTCTTCAACAACAGGGCCGGCGTCGATCGCCCCAAGCTCATCCGGAACGTGTTCGGAGGTTCGGTGGGCGGTCCCGTCAAGAAGGACCGCGTCTTTTACTTCCTCAACTACGAAGGCCGCCGGGATGCCAGCGACGGCAGCGCGGTGCGCCGGGTTCCGACGGCTTCCATGCGCGACGGGTTCGTTCGGTACAGGAGCGTCGACGGCCAGGTACAGACGCTCGATCCGGCGTTCATCCGCACCAGGATCGATCCGCTCGGGACCGGTCCCAGTCCCGCGACGCTCGAATACTTCAGATCCTTTCCCGAACCCAACGATTCCACTGTCGGAGACGGTCTCAACACGGCCGGATACCGATTCACGGCTCCAACACCCCTGACCTGGAACACCTTCATCTCGAAGACGGACTGGAATTTGGATCAGTTGGGCTCGCACAGCATGTTCATGCGCCTCAACTACCAGAACGACAGCATCGGAAGCGTCCCCCAGTTTCCCGGGCAGCCTCCAAACACGGAGACCAAGGACGCCAGCCGCGGGCTGGCATTGGGATACAACGGCCTTTTCGGGAGCAGCCTCGTAGGCACGTTTCGCTACGGATTGACCAGCCAGAGGTTGAACTTTTCGGGTGTGCAGACGGCATCCAGGGCCAGTCTTGGGGATAGCATCATCGACGATATCTAG
- a CDS encoding TonB-dependent receptor — protein sequence MRGTHSLQFGGAFFSNRNRRLSYDNSYHFAKQAAWALADGPAIFEGPLSAAPANPGVYRETMATALGVLNFFDANYNYDLDGNALGLGDPVSRTFGVEQLELYLQDTWRVKPGLAITGGLRWSLMPPVREVNGIQVSITPGLDQYIAHRLDLAANGRPTREAGSIGFVGVDDPEGGPLWSTHAKNFSPRLAVAYSPGSTEGFLGKLFGGPGKTSIRAGAGLFYNSFGMGMMQMLDRNAFGLTSKVTNQIPRVADSPRFTGLSTPPAAGILPPPPGGPGTPNPTGLGWSQGVDSSLKPPYSINPTFSLAREFGGGFLVDIGYVGRLGRRLLVNDTASAQYTNFKDPVSGQYMLDALQEIERMVHRGVPTEDVQPIRFWESLYSGVATPEATATQRVYEVIRSASPDTGTALYYLDYACIPFCSDMGPGISMNPQFWAFDALRSFGTSTYHSMQVSLRKAFSQGYQFDLNYTLSKSTDLVSVAARRSQGERFGQIPGDTYWSAFSVINSWDREAQRSVSDFDMRHQWNANWVAELPIGTGKPILPDMGPAGQAVLGGWQLSGLMRLTSGLPLSVLNGLAWPTCYCYQHFAETDGPVPAQSNAKNARLIGGGSGPNVFSDPETALASFRQVLPGEVGQRNNLRGDGIFSIDMAIGKRFPLPFENHSLQFRAEAFNLTNSVRFNADVWETLSFVFPGSFGNYSRVMVPPRVIQFGLRYEF from the coding sequence ATGCGTGGAACCCACTCCCTGCAGTTCGGAGGGGCATTCTTCTCGAATCGGAATCGCCGATTGAGCTACGACAACAGCTATCACTTTGCCAAGCAGGCCGCCTGGGCGCTTGCAGACGGCCCGGCAATATTTGAGGGGCCCCTTTCAGCGGCGCCCGCCAACCCCGGGGTTTACCGGGAGACGATGGCGACAGCGCTTGGGGTCCTCAACTTTTTCGACGCCAACTACAACTACGACCTGGACGGTAATGCGTTGGGCCTGGGAGATCCCGTAAGCCGGACTTTCGGGGTGGAACAACTGGAGCTTTACCTTCAGGATACCTGGCGTGTCAAGCCGGGACTGGCTATCACGGGGGGCCTGCGCTGGTCCCTCATGCCGCCGGTCAGGGAGGTGAATGGAATCCAGGTCAGCATCACGCCGGGTCTCGACCAGTACATCGCACACCGTCTGGACCTGGCGGCGAACGGTCGCCCCACGCGCGAAGCAGGATCGATTGGATTCGTTGGAGTGGACGACCCCGAGGGCGGTCCGCTGTGGTCGACCCATGCCAAGAATTTCTCGCCCCGGCTTGCCGTTGCCTACTCGCCGGGAAGCACCGAGGGATTTCTGGGCAAGCTGTTCGGCGGCCCGGGAAAAACCTCGATCCGGGCGGGGGCGGGCCTCTTCTACAACAGCTTCGGGATGGGCATGATGCAGATGCTCGACCGGAACGCCTTCGGGCTCACTAGCAAGGTGACCAACCAGATCCCCAGAGTTGCGGATTCCCCTCGCTTCACCGGGCTCTCGACCCCGCCCGCGGCAGGGATTTTGCCTCCTCCGCCCGGGGGGCCCGGCACACCCAACCCGACCGGACTGGGATGGAGCCAGGGAGTCGATTCCAGCCTGAAGCCGCCCTACAGCATCAACCCCACCTTTTCTCTGGCTCGCGAGTTCGGCGGGGGATTCCTGGTGGACATCGGCTATGTGGGCCGACTCGGTCGCAGGCTGCTGGTCAACGACACCGCCTCGGCCCAGTACACGAACTTCAAGGATCCGGTGTCCGGCCAATACATGTTGGACGCGCTCCAGGAAATAGAACGCATGGTGCACCGCGGCGTCCCGACCGAGGACGTGCAGCCGATCAGGTTTTGGGAGAGCCTCTATTCCGGGGTCGCCACGCCGGAGGCAACCGCGACTCAGCGTGTCTATGAGGTCATCCGGTCCGCCAGTCCCGATACGGGCACGGCTCTCTATTATCTCGACTACGCCTGCATCCCCTTCTGCAGCGACATGGGGCCGGGTATTTCCATGAATCCCCAGTTCTGGGCCTTCGACGCGCTCCGGTCCTTCGGAACCTCGACCTACCACTCCATGCAGGTGTCACTGCGCAAGGCCTTCTCCCAAGGCTACCAGTTCGACCTGAACTACACCTTGTCCAAGTCCACCGACCTGGTGTCGGTCGCCGCCCGCCGCAGCCAGGGAGAACGGTTCGGCCAGATTCCTGGAGATACCTACTGGTCCGCCTTCAGCGTCATCAACTCCTGGGACCGGGAAGCCCAGCGGTCCGTTTCCGATTTCGACATGCGCCACCAGTGGAACGCCAACTGGGTGGCGGAGTTGCCGATCGGAACCGGGAAGCCGATTCTCCCCGACATGGGGCCGGCGGGCCAGGCGGTGCTCGGCGGCTGGCAGCTTAGCGGCCTGATGCGCCTGACCTCGGGCCTTCCCCTCAGCGTGCTGAACGGTCTGGCCTGGCCCACCTGCTATTGCTACCAGCACTTCGCCGAAACCGACGGACCGGTGCCGGCGCAATCCAACGCCAAGAACGCCAGGTTGATCGGAGGGGGGAGCGGGCCAAATGTCTTCAGCGATCCGGAGACAGCCCTGGCCTCGTTCAGGCAAGTCCTGCCCGGGGAAGTCGGACAGCGCAACAACCTGCGGGGCGACGGGATCTTCTCGATCGACATGGCCATCGGAAAACGCTTTCCGTTGCCCTTTGAGAATCACAGCCTGCAGTTTCGTGCCGAAGCCTTCAATTTGACCAACAGCGTTCGCTTCAATGCCGACGTCTGGGAAACCCTCTCGTTCGTCTTCCCCGGAAGCTTCGGGAACTACTCCCGGGTGATGGTTCCGCCGCGGGTGATCCAGTTCGGCCTGCGCTATGAGTTTTAG
- a CDS encoding helix-turn-helix domain-containing protein → MAGRPSLLRQVWNQLEAGDRRALRGIVKQFRRKLGDDASKPTCIFNERQVGYRMAKPDKG, encoded by the coding sequence ATTGCAGGAAGGCCGTCCCTGCTGCGCCAGGTGTGGAATCAGTTGGAAGCCGGGGACCGGCGGGCGCTACGCGGCATCGTCAAGCAGTTCCGGCGCAAGCTCGGCGACGATGCGTCCAAGCCCACCTGTATATTTAACGAGCGCCAGGTCGGCTACCGCATGGCTAAACCGGACAAGGGTTAG
- a CDS encoding DUF1501 domain-containing protein, with protein MRPGDRTRLESNLPSREFAEAAPLPSRRELFSSLGNGFMGGALAYLLGRDLLSAPPLLADSRQVPDLKPRRPHFEPRAKSVIHLFMNGGPSQIDLFDPKPLLKKYEGQPPGRDLTNDVEQIASIGTLMPSPFEFKKRGQCGMELSELLPFLSRKVDDIALVRSMFTKHFNHEPAIFLMQSGRTIVGRPSLGSWVVYGLGSENQNLPAYVVLDDPKMLPVNGTQNWQAGWLPPIYQGTRLKSQGSPLLNLQPKEEFPSPVLNMARSILTRLDRGHLHRHPGQPELQARITNYELAARMQIAASDALDLSQESPATHEMYGLNDEATASYGRRCLMARRLVERGVRMVQLYIEEQIWDQHQNLTGGLRYACGKTDKPVHALLTDLKQRGLWDSTLVVWGGEFGRLPLSQHPDKAAGRDHGPPGFSVWLAGAGIKGGTVYGGTDELGHRAVDNPVSVHDLHATILHLLGMNHRDLVYRREGRNERLTDEFPARVVEGILT; from the coding sequence ATGAGACCTGGGGACCGAACCCGTTTGGAGTCCAACCTTCCGAGCCGGGAGTTCGCGGAAGCGGCGCCTCTGCCTTCCCGCAGGGAGCTGTTTTCCAGCCTGGGCAACGGGTTCATGGGAGGAGCCCTGGCCTACCTGCTGGGAAGGGACCTCTTGTCCGCCCCTCCCCTGCTGGCCGACAGTCGGCAGGTTCCCGACCTGAAGCCCCGGCGACCTCACTTCGAGCCGCGGGCGAAGTCGGTGATCCACCTCTTCATGAACGGCGGCCCCAGCCAGATCGATCTGTTCGACCCCAAACCCCTGCTGAAGAAGTACGAGGGGCAGCCGCCGGGCCGCGACCTGACCAATGACGTGGAACAGATCGCCTCCATCGGCACCCTGATGCCCTCCCCCTTCGAGTTCAAGAAACGGGGCCAGTGCGGCATGGAGTTATCGGAACTCCTTCCCTTCCTGTCCCGCAAGGTGGACGACATCGCCCTGGTTCGTTCCATGTTCACCAAGCACTTCAACCATGAGCCCGCCATTTTTCTCATGCAGTCGGGACGGACCATCGTGGGACGCCCCAGCCTGGGGTCCTGGGTGGTCTACGGTCTGGGCAGCGAGAACCAGAATCTCCCCGCCTACGTGGTGCTGGACGACCCCAAGATGCTCCCGGTGAACGGCACTCAGAACTGGCAGGCGGGATGGCTGCCGCCCATCTACCAGGGAACCCGCTTGAAATCGCAGGGCTCGCCCCTGCTCAATCTTCAGCCCAAGGAGGAATTTCCCAGTCCGGTGTTGAACATGGCCCGGTCGATCCTGACCCGGCTGGACCGGGGTCATCTGCACCGCCATCCGGGCCAGCCGGAACTTCAGGCACGCATCACCAACTACGAGCTGGCCGCCCGCATGCAGATCGCCGCCAGCGACGCCCTGGATCTCTCCCAGGAAAGCCCGGCCACGCACGAGATGTACGGCCTGAACGACGAGGCCACGGCTTCCTACGGGCGGCGCTGCCTGATGGCCCGCCGGCTGGTGGAGCGAGGAGTGCGCATGGTCCAGCTCTACATCGAGGAGCAGATCTGGGACCAGCACCAGAACCTGACGGGGGGCCTGCGCTACGCCTGCGGCAAGACCGACAAGCCCGTTCACGCCCTGCTGACCGACCTGAAGCAGCGAGGCCTTTGGGACAGCACCCTGGTGGTATGGGGCGGTGAGTTCGGCCGGCTGCCGCTCTCCCAGCATCCCGACAAGGCGGCGGGCCGGGATCACGGCCCGCCCGGATTCAGCGTCTGGCTGGCGGGAGCCGGGATCAAGGGGGGAACGGTCTACGGGGGAACCGACGAACTGGGCCACCGCGCCGTCGACAACCCGGTCAGCGTGCACGACCTGCACGCCACCATCCTGCACCTGCTGGGAATGAACCACCGCGACCTGGTCTACCGGCGCGAAGGCCGCAACGAGCGCCTCACCGACGAATTCCCCGCCCGAGTGGTGGAAGGGATACTGACCTGA